Proteins from one Ipomoea triloba cultivar NCNSP0323 chromosome 1, ASM357664v1 genomic window:
- the LOC116015115 gene encoding ATP-dependent DNA helicase 2 subunit KU70, with protein MELDPDDVFRDEEDDPDGEFYQERDATKELLVYIVDASPKMFSTTSPAEDEKEASHFEIAVNCIAQSLRTQIINRSYDEVAICFYNTREKKNLQDLNCVYVYNVPERDDLDRPTARLIKEFDHIEERFSKEIGSKYGIEPGSRDNSLYSALWVAQALLRKGSAKTADKRILLFTNEDDPFGCVKGVIKADMMRTTFQRAKDAQDLGISIELLPLSRPDEDFNVSIFYAEMLGLEDDELDQFKALTGERFEDLKDQLRKRLFKKRKVRRIQFIITNGLSIELNTYALIRPTNPGTITWLDSVSNLPIKAEKALFCGDTGTVIQEPPKRVQPYKNENIMFSVDEISEIKRVSTGHLRLLGFKPLSCLKDYHNLRPSTFVFPSDEEMIGSARIFIALHRSMTRLKRFAVAFYGNSTQSRLVALVAQDEITTSRGQVEPPGMHLIYLPYSDDIRHIEEFHADSNDLPHATDDQIKAASAVVRRIDLKDFSVCQFSNPALQRHYAVLQALALDEDEMPEMKDETVPDEEGMARPGIVKALEEFKLSVYGENYNEESDLASKGKANEASKKRKAIAENAAKEYTNYNWSDLADNGQLKELAVTELKYYLAAHNLPVSGKKELLISRILSHMGK; from the exons ATGGAACTGGACCCCGATGATGTGTTTCGCGACGAAGAAGACGACCCCGACGGTGAATTCTATCAG GAGAGAGATGCTACGAAGGAACTGTTGGTATACATCGTGGATGCTTCCCCTAAAATGTTCTCAACTACTTCTCCCGCG GAAGATGAAAAAGAAGCAAGCCATTTTGAAATTGCTGTTAATTGTATTGCGCAGTCCCTCAGAACTCAAATAATCAACAGGTCGTATGACGAAGTTGCAATATGCTTCTATAACACT AGGGAAAAGAAGAACTTGCAGGACTTGAATTGTGTCTATGTATACAATGTCCCGGAACGGGATGATTTGGACAGACCAACGGCAAGACTTATAAAAGAATTTGATCACATAGAAG AAAGATTTAGTAAAGAAATTGGGAGTAAATATGGCATTGAACCTGGATCTCGTGACAATTCACTTTACAGTGCTCTTTGGGTTGCCCAGGCTCTTCTCCGCAAAGG ATCTGCAAAAACTGCTGACAAAAGAATTCTCTTATTTACAAATGAAGATGACCCTTTTGGCTGTGTCAAAGGAGTGATAAAAGCTGATATGATGAGAACAACCTTTCAACGAGCCAAA GATGCTCAAGATCTTGGCATATCAATTGAACTTCTTCCCTTAAGTAGGCCCGATGAAGATTTCAATGTTTCCATTTTCTATGCT GAGATGCTTGGTTTAGAGGATGATGAACTTGATCAGTTTAAGGCATTGACAGGAGAAAG ATTTGAAGATCTGAAGGACCAATTAAGAAAGCGTTTATTCAAGAAGCGCAAAGTTCGAAGAATTCAGTTTATAATTACAAATGGTTTATCTATAGAACTGAATACATATGCTTTAATCCGTCCAACCAATCCAG GGACTATTACTTGGCTTGATTCTGTCTCTAACCTTCCTATAAAG GCTGAAAAAGCCTTATTCTGCGGGGATACTGGTACAGTGATACAAGAGCCACCTAAGCGCGTTCAACCGTACAAAAA TGAAAATATCATGTTCTCAGTTGATGAAATTTCAGAAATAAAGAGAGTTTCTACTGGACATCTTCGTCTCCTTGGATTCAAACCATTGAGTTGTCTAAAGGATTATCACAACTTGAGGCCATCAACATTTGTCTTCCCTAGTGATGAG GAGATGATTGGAAGTGCTCGCATTTTCATTGCTTTGCATAGATCAATGACAAGGCTCAAGCG TTTTGCAGTTGCTTTTTATGGGAATTCGACTCAGTCTCGATTGGTTGCCCTTGTTGCCCAA GATGAGATAACAACTTCCCGTGGTCAGGTTGAGCCACCAGGCATGCATCTGATATATCTTCCTTATTCTGATGATATCAGACATATTGAAGAG TTCCATGCAGATTCAAATGACTTGCCTCATGCAACTGATGACCAAATTAAAGCAGCGTCTGCTGTAGTGAGGCGTATTGACTTAAAAGATTTTTCTGTTTGCCAATTTTCAAATCCTG CATTGCAGAGACACTATGCAGTGTTGCAGGCCCTAGCACTGGATGAAGATGAGATGCCTGAAATGAAAGATGAAACTGTTCCAGATGAAGAAGGCATGGCTAG GCCTGGTATTGTTAAAGCACTAGAGGAGTTTAAGCTTTCTGTATATGGAGAAAACTACAATGAGGAGAGCGACCTGGCTTCCAAAGGAAAGGCTAATGAGGCCTCTAAAAAACGTAAAGCAATTGCTGAAAATGCTGCAAAGGAGTACACAAACTATAACTGGTCTGACCTTGCAGACAATGGACAG TTAAAAGAGTTGGCTGTTACAGAGCTGAAGTACTACCTGGCAGCACACAATCTCCCAGTAAGTGGGAAAAAGGAATTGTTGATAAGTAGGATATTAAGTCACATGGGTAAGTAA
- the LOC116023366 gene encoding importin beta-like SAD2 yields the protein MDLQSLVAILSGANSPNQDVRKAAEESLNQFQYAPQHLVRLLQIIVDGSCDMAVRQGASIYFKNFIAKNWSPHEPGEKSKIMPGDKDMVRQNIIVFVAKVPPLLRVQLGESLKTIIYADYPEQWPTLLHWVKHNLQDQQVHDALFVLRILARKYEFKSDEERKPVYHIIEETFPHLLNIFNKLVQIVNPSIEVADLIKLICKIFWSFIYLEIPKHLFDPNIFSAWMTLFLNILERPVPVEGQPADPELRRSWGWWKVKKWTVHILNRLYTRFGDLKLQNPDNRAFAQMFQRNYAGKILECHLNLLNVIRVGGYLPDRVTNLLLQYLSNSISKSNMYNLLQPRLDVVLFEVVFPLMCFNDSDQKLWDEDPHEYVRKGYDIIEDLYSPRTAAMEFVSELIRKRGKENLQKFILFIVEIFKRYDEAGPGYKPYRQKDGALLAIGTLCDKLKQTEPYKSQLEHMLVQHVFPEFSSPMGHLRAKAAWVAGQYAYINFLDPNNFRKALHSVVGGMRDLELPVRVDSVFALRTFVEACRDLNEIRPILPQLLDEFFKLMNEVENEDLVFTLETIVDKFGEEMAPYALGLCQNLAAAFWKCINTAESDEEGDDPGALAAVGCLRAIGTILVSVNQFPHIFEQIEPTLLPIMHKMLTIDGQEVFEEVLEIVSYMTLFAPKISLDMWTLWKLLMEALADWAIDFFPNILVPLHNYISRGTSHFLTCKEPDYQQSLWNMISSIMGDKTLEDGQIEPAPKLIGALFHNCRGQVDHWVEAYIRVSIECLRRAVKPYLKSLLVQVVADAFYYNPSLTMSILQKLGVAAEIFNLWFQMLQQTKRSGLRANFRREHDKKVCCLGLTSLLTLPADQMPGEALERIFKAILDLLVAYKDQIAEAAKEEEADEDGMDEFPSDEDEDDELDREMGSAEDGDEADSLKLQKLAAQAKAFRSNDDDDDDFSDDDFSEDEELESPIDEVDPFIFFVDTVKVLQASDPLRFQNLLTQTLDFHYQALTSGIAQHAEQRRVEIEKLQLEKASANAS from the exons TTCCAGTATGCACCACAACATTTGGTGCGGTTGTTGCAAATAATAGTTGATGGGTCCTGTGATATGGCAGTCCGACAGGGGGCAAGTATATATTTTAAGAACTTCATTGCCAAGAACTGGTCACCTCACGAACCTG GTGAGAAATCAAAAATTATGCCAGGTGATAAGGATATGGTTAGACAAAACATAATTGTTTTTGTTGCTAAGGTGCCTCCGTTGTTGAG AGTACAGCTGGGTGAATCCCTGAAGACGATTATATATGCGGACTACCCTGAGCAGTGGCCAACACTTTTACACTGGGTGAAGCATAATTTACAGGACCAACAAGTTCATGACGCTTTGTTTGTTCTTAGGATCCTTGCGAGAAAATATGA ATTCAAATCGGATGAGGAGAGAAAACCTGTCTACCACATCATTGAGGAAACATTTCCAcatcttttgaatatattcaacAAGCTTGTTCAGATCGTAAATCCTTCAATTGAAGTAGCAGACTTGATCAAGCTCATTTGCAAAATATTCTGgtcatttatatat CTAGAGATTCCGAAGCATCTGtttgatccaaatatttttagtgCATGGATGACTCTTTTCTTGAATATTCTGGAAAGGCCTGTTCCTGTGGAAGGGCAGCCAGCTGATCCTGAACTAAGAAGATCTTGGGGATGGTGGAAGGTGAAAAAGTGGACAGTACACATTTTAAACCGTCTTTACACCAG GTTTGGAGATTTGAAACTTCAAAATCCAGATAACAGAGCTTTTGCCCAGATGTTTCAGAGGAACTATGCAGGAAAAATTTTGGAGTGTCATCTTAATTTGTTGAATGTTATCCGAGTAGGTGGATATTTACCTGATAGAGTGACCAATCTACTTCTGCAATACTTAAGCAACAG tatatcaaaaagtaacatGTACAATCTGCTGCAGCCAAGACTTGATGTTGTTCTTTTTGAGGTTGTCTTCCCCCTTATGTGCTTTAATGATAGTGATCAAAAGCTTTGGGATGAAGACCCTCATGAGTATGTTCGAAAAGGTTATG ATATAATTGAGGATCTATATAGTCCTAGAACTGCTGCAATGGAATTTGTTAGTGAGTTGATAAGGAAGCGTGGTAAAGAGAACCTTCAAAAGTTCATACTCTTCATTGTTGAGATCTTTAAGAG ATATGATGAGGCAGGTCCAGGATACAAACCTTATAGACAGAAGGATGGTGCCCTCCTTGCAATTGGGACACTATGTGATAAACTGAAACAAACTGAACCATATAAGTCACAGCTCGAACATATGCTTGTGCAACATGTCTTCCCTGAATTTAGCAGTCCTATGGGTCATCTTCGAGCCAAG GCAGCATGGGTTGCAGGACAATATGCCTACATCAACTTTTTAGATCCAAACAATTTCCGTAAAGCATTGCATAGTGTTGTTGGTGGAATGCGCGACCTTGAACTTCCGGTTAGGGTTGATTCTGTTTTTGCATTGCGTACCTTTGTTGAGGCCTGCAGAG ATTTAAATGAAATCCGACCAATCCTTCCTCAATTGCTTGATG AGTTCTTCAAACTGATGAATGAAGTTGAGAATGAAGATCTTGTATTCACCCTTGAGACAATTGTGGACAAGTTTGGAGAGGAGATGGCTCCTTATGCTCTTGGATTATGTCAGAATCTG GCTGCTGCATTTTGGAAGTGCATAAACACAGCGGAATCAGATGAAGAAGGTGATGATCCTGGTGCTTTAGCTGCAGTTGGCTGCCTGCGTGCCATAGGCACCATCCTTGTGTCAGTGAATCAGTTTCCACACATTTTTGAGCAGATTGAACCAACGTTGCTCCCTATAATGCACAAGATGCTTACGATTGATGGACAAG AGGTCTTTGAGGAAGTTTTGGAGATTGTGTCTTATATGACATTATTTGCACCAAAAATATCATTGGACATGTGGACTCTCTGGAAATTGTTGATGGAAGCACTTGCAGATTGGGCTATTGATTTTTTTCCAA ATATATTGGTTCCATTGCACAACTATATATCGAGGGGTACATCACATTTCCTTACATGCAAGGAACCAGACTACCAGCAAAGCCTTTGGAATATGATTTCATCT ATCATGGGAGATAAAACCTTGGAGGATGGGCAGATTGAACCAGCACCTAAACTCATTGGAGCTCTATTTCACAACTGCAGAGGACAGGTGGATCACTGGGTTGAAGCATATATTAGAGTCTCAATTGAATGTCTACGTCGTGCTGTGAAGCCATACTTGAAATCCCTCTTGGTCCAAGTG GTTGCTGATGCTTTTTACTATAATCCATCATTAACAATGAGCATCCTGCAAAAGCTTGGTGTTGCCGCAGAGATCTTCAATCTCTGGTTCCAGATGCTGCAACAAACTAAAAGAAGTGGGCTTCGGGCTAATTTTAGAAG GGAGCATGACAAGAAGGTTTGCTGCTTGGGTTTGACATCATTGCTCACTCTTCCTGCAGATCAAATGCCAGGGGAGGCCTTAGAGCGCATTTTTAAGGCTATTCTTGATCTACTTGTTGCCTACAAGGATCAAATTGCAG AAGCTGCCAAGGAAGAGGAAGCTGATGAGGATGGTATGGATGAATTCCCAAGtgatgaggatgaagatgatgagttaGACAGAGAAATGGGAAGTGCTGAGGATGGAGATGAAGCTGACAGTCTTAAACTCCAAAAATTGGCTGCACAG GCAAAGGCTTTCCGCTCAAATGATGATGACGACGATGATTTTTCAGATGATGATTTTAGTGAGGATGAAGAATTGGAATCACCCATTGATGAGGTGGatccttttattttctttgtggATACTGTCAAAG TTCTTCAAGCATCTGATCCCTTGAGGTTTCAGAACCTCCTCACCCAGACACTGGATTTCCATTACCAGGCGCTCACAAGTGGTATTGCTCAGCATGCCGAACAAAGAAGGGTAGAGATCGAGAAGTTACAACTAGAGAAGGCATCAGCTAATGCATCATGA